The following are encoded in a window of Phaseolus vulgaris cultivar G19833 chromosome 3, P. vulgaris v2.0, whole genome shotgun sequence genomic DNA:
- the LOC137808451 gene encoding uncharacterized protein encodes MSDIVKQLLAKPIQLADQVTKAAEEASSSFKQECLELKSKTEKLAGLLRQAARASSDLYERPTRRIIADTELVLDKALSLVLKCRANGLMKRVFSIIPTAAFRKMSSQLENSIGDVSWLLRVSAPAEDRGDEYLGLPPIAANEPILGLIWEQVATLHTGSLDDRSDAAASLVSLARDNDRYGKLIIEEGGVGPLLKLIKEGKKEGQENAARAIGLLGRDPESVELMILAGVCSVFAKVLKEGPMKVQAVVAWAVSELAAKYPKCQDLFAQHNIVRLLVSHLAFETVQEHSKYAIVSNKPTSIHAVVMASNNSNGNTLKKESEYEDKLMQSRMQHPLGDKSTNQMLKVVTSTMAMHAANKQQQQLSQDNEGTQNSQGAPPKANGNSNGKQSHQSHQQSYTYSGINMKGRELEDPENKAYMKAMAARALRQLAKGNVAICRSITESRALLCFSILLEKGSEDVKYNSALAVKEITAVAEKDAELRRSAFKPNSPACKAVVDQVLKIIEKEDTKLLIPCIKAIGNLARTFRATETRIIGPLVRLLDERGAEVSREAAISLTKFACTENYLCLDHSKAIISAGGAKHLVQLVYFGEQTVQISALVLLSYIALHVPDSEELAKAEVLGVLEWASKQPNVTQDETIDALLQESKGRLELYQSRGSRGFQKLHQ; translated from the coding sequence ATGTCAGACATAGTGAAGCAACTGTTGGCAAAGCCGATCCAATTGGCTGACCAAGTCACCAAGGCGGCGGAAGAGGCCAGTTCCTCTTTCAAGCAAGAGTGCTTAGAACTCAAATCCAAGACAGAGAAACTCGCGGGGCTTCTTCGACAAGCAGCGCGTGCCAGCTCCGACCTGTACGAGCGTCCCACGCGGCGTATAATCGCCGACACCGAACTCGTGCTCGACAAGGCCCTGTCTTTGGTCCTGAAATGCCGCGCCAACGGCCTCATGAAGCGCGTGTTCAGCATCATTCCGACGGCGGCGTTTCGCAAGATGTCGTCCCAGCTCGAGAATTCCATCGGGGACGTGTCGTGGCTCCTCCGGGTTTCGGCTCCGGCGGAGGATCGCGGTGACGAGTATCTCGGCCTCCCTCCGATCGCCGCGAACGAGCCCATTTTGGGCCTCATTTGGGAGCAGGTGGCGACCCTCCACACGGGGTCTCTTGACGACCGATCTGACGCAGCCGCCTCGCTCGTGTCGCTGGCACGTGACAACGACCGGTACGGGAAGTTGATAATCGAGGAAGGTGGGGTTGGACCTTTGTTGAAGCTGATAAAGGAGGGTAAAAAAGAGGGTCAAGAGAACGCCGCCAGGGCTATTGGGCTTCTGGGTCGTGACCCTGAGAGCGTGGAGCTTATGATCCTTGCCGGGGTGTGCTCTGTGTTCGCCAAAGTCCTGAAAGAAGGTCCCATGAAAGTTCAAGCTGTGGTTGCCTGGGCCGTGTCTGAGTTGGCAGCTAAGTACCCAAAATGTCAAGATCTTTTTGCTCAGCATAATATCGTTCGCTTGCTTGTAAGTCATCTTGCTTTTGAAACCGTTCAGGAGCATAGTAAATACGCAATTGTTAGCAACAAACCCACATCAATCCATGCTGTTGTGATGGCTAGTAATAATTCTAATGGCAATACTTTGAAAAAGGAGAGTGAATATGAGGACAAGCTTATGCAAAGTCGCATGCAGCATCCCTTAGGTGATAAGTCCACAAATCAGATGCTTAAAGTGGTCACAAGTACCATGGCAATGCATGCTGCCAACAAGCAGCAGCAACAGTTAAGTCAAGACAATGAAGGGACTCAGAACTCACAGGGTGCTCCGCCAAAGGCCAATGGGAATAGTAATGGCAAGCAGAGCCATCAGTCCCACCAGCAAAGCTATACCTACTCTGGAATTAACATGAAGGGAAGGGAACTGGAGGACCCTGAGAATAAGGCTTACATGAAAGCAATGGCAGCAAGAGCCCTCCGGCAGCTCGCCAAGGGCAACGTAGCCATTTGTCGGAGCATCACTGAATCGAGGGCTCTGTTGTGCTTTTCCATTCTTCTTGAGAAAGGGTCTGAAGATGTGAAGTACAATTCTGCCTTGGCAGTGAAGGAGATAACGGCAGTGGCAGAAAAAGACGCAGAATTGAGAAGATCAGCTTTCAAACCCAACTCTCCCGCTTGCAAGGCAGTTGTTGATCAAGTGCTTAAGATCATTGAGAAGGAAGATACAAAACTCCTGATTCCTTGCATAAAGGCTATAGGGAATTTGGCAAGGACATTCCGGGCAACGGAGACAAGGATAATTGGTCCCTTGGTCCGGCTTCTTGACGAAAGAGGGGCAGAGGTGTCAAGGGAAGCAGCAATCTCTCTCACAAAATTTGCCTGCACGGAAAACTACCTCTGCCTTGATCACTCCAAGGCAATTATAAGTGCTGGTGGTGCAAAGCACTTGGTCCAGCTTGTGTATTTTGGAGAACAGACAGTTCAGATTTCAGCACTAGTTCTGCTCTCCTACATTGCATTGCATGTGCCAGACAGTGAGGAACTTGCTAAGGCCGAGGTTCTTGGAGTGCTTGAATGGGCTTCCAAGCAACCTAACGTGACGCAGGATGAAACTATCGATGCTTTGTTGCAGGAATCCAAAGGTAGGCTGGAGCTTTATCAGTCTAGAGGTTCAAGAGGATTCCAAAAATTACATCAATAG